GCGACGACATAGACGACGGTGCGGAAATCGACATAGCCCATCAGCCAGGCCACGCCGATGCCGATCACGGCCAGCGTTGCCATGGCGCGGCCCAGGGGACCGGTCAGGGTGCTGGCGATGCCCGTGAGGATGTTGGTGATCGGGCTGAGGTTGATCGTGCCCTGTGCCAGGGCGGGCTGGCTCATCAGCAGCATGACCCCGATGGCCAGCACCACCAGCACAGCCAGGTTCGATGCCGTAATCGGCAGGGTTCTTGTCATGGAATGTCTCCGTTCAATCGGGAAAAGACGGTCAT
The genomic region above belongs to Paracoccus aestuarii and contains:
- a CDS encoding TrbC/VirB2 family protein, whose amino-acid sequence is MTRTLPITASNLAVLVVLAIGVMLLMSQPALAQGTINLSPITNILTGIASTLTGPLGRAMATLAVIGIGVAWLMGYVDFRTVVYVVAGIAIVAGAGVIVNAMWGN